The Halobacterium sp. CBA1132 genome has a segment encoding these proteins:
- a CDS encoding TIGR00266 family protein codes for MQVAITHRPSYAHLVVDLDVGESILAEPGAMVSHDPTVSIETSSTRGGLLGSAKSVLGGESLFANEFVAEDGPGTVTFAPPTPGDVQEHELQNETLYAVDGAFLASDPAIDVDSEFGGLKSLLAGASITPLALSGTGSVFLEAFGGIERVDLDDGESYVVDNEHVVAWEESVSFDARRVGGLKSTLLSGEGIVMEFDGPGSLWYQTRGLDTFTSAIAESLPTAGDDDGGFTVDI; via the coding sequence ATGCAGGTAGCCATCACCCACCGGCCGTCGTACGCTCACCTCGTCGTCGACCTCGACGTCGGCGAGTCGATTCTCGCCGAACCCGGCGCGATGGTCAGCCACGACCCCACTGTCAGCATCGAAACGTCGTCCACCCGCGGCGGCCTCCTCGGTTCGGCGAAGTCCGTGCTCGGCGGCGAGTCGCTGTTCGCCAACGAGTTCGTCGCCGAGGACGGCCCCGGAACCGTGACGTTCGCGCCGCCGACGCCCGGCGACGTGCAGGAGCACGAACTCCAGAACGAGACCCTCTACGCCGTCGACGGCGCGTTCCTCGCATCCGACCCGGCAATCGACGTCGACTCCGAGTTCGGCGGGCTGAAGTCGCTGCTCGCGGGAGCGAGCATCACGCCGCTGGCGCTGTCGGGCACGGGCAGCGTCTTCCTCGAAGCGTTCGGCGGCATCGAGCGCGTCGATCTTGACGACGGCGAGTCCTACGTCGTGGACAACGAGCACGTCGTTGCGTGGGAGGAGTCAGTGTCGTTCGACGCGCGCCGCGTCGGCGGCCTGAAGTCCACGCTGCTCAGCGGCGAAGGCATCGTCATGGAGTTCGACGGCCCCGGTTCCCTCTGGTACCAGACCCGCGGCCTCGACACGTTCACGAGCGCCATCGCAGAATCACTGCCGACCGCCGGCGACGACGACGGCGGGTTCACCGTCGACATCTGA
- the hmgB gene encoding hydroxymethylglutaryl-CoA synthase translates to MTSVGIDAIEVRTGRLKLDLAETFAPEQGDDPEKYTKGLGLFSSSFPDAYEDIVTMGANAAHRLMERKGLEPEDVGRIDVATESSFDNSKPVSTYIAGCLEQVYDGDFHHANKGERKFACIAGTQSLDDAVNWILAGRNRGRGAIVVATDTALYARDSSGEATQGAGAVAMYITEDPDLVELSTEQGYGSADETDFLKPNQQFPSVDGKRSVQVYLARMREALEDFERAAGETHPDDYAFIPFHTPFPGMVRKAAVLGYRHMIRGTDVEDALADDIGRQPRRDDFDSREAFEEATRSYVDDLKETDAYREWYGEAIDPTLSISSQVGNWYTGSVHIARVSALKHAAEQGRDLSGEKLLVASYGSGAQAEIHEETVQPGFEEEVAALNVDEQVERRYDLSFSEYEQIHDRHNHEKSVELEPFTQPDEEFVFDGWGPMNERQYTYVE, encoded by the coding sequence ATGACTAGCGTCGGCATCGACGCCATCGAAGTGCGAACGGGGCGGCTGAAACTCGACCTCGCGGAGACGTTCGCGCCCGAGCAGGGCGACGACCCCGAGAAGTACACGAAGGGACTGGGCTTGTTCTCGTCGTCGTTCCCGGACGCCTACGAGGACATCGTGACGATGGGTGCGAACGCGGCGCACCGCCTGATGGAGCGCAAGGGCCTCGAACCCGAGGACGTCGGGCGCATCGACGTCGCGACGGAGTCGTCGTTCGACAACTCGAAGCCGGTGTCGACGTACATCGCCGGGTGTCTCGAACAGGTCTACGACGGGGACTTCCACCACGCGAACAAGGGCGAGCGGAAGTTCGCGTGCATCGCGGGTACGCAGAGTCTCGACGACGCCGTGAACTGGATTCTCGCCGGGCGGAATCGCGGGCGCGGCGCAATCGTCGTCGCGACCGACACCGCGCTGTACGCGCGTGACTCCTCCGGGGAGGCGACGCAGGGCGCGGGCGCCGTCGCGATGTACATCACCGAGGACCCGGACCTCGTCGAGTTGTCGACCGAGCAGGGGTACGGCTCCGCGGACGAGACGGACTTCCTGAAGCCGAACCAGCAGTTCCCGAGCGTGGACGGCAAGCGCTCGGTGCAGGTGTACCTCGCGCGGATGCGCGAAGCGCTGGAGGACTTCGAGCGCGCCGCGGGCGAGACCCACCCCGACGACTACGCGTTCATCCCGTTCCACACGCCGTTCCCCGGCATGGTGCGGAAGGCCGCGGTGCTGGGCTACCGGCACATGATTCGCGGGACGGACGTCGAGGACGCGCTCGCCGACGATATCGGCCGGCAGCCGCGCCGCGACGACTTCGACTCCCGCGAGGCGTTCGAGGAGGCCACCCGGTCGTACGTCGACGACCTCAAGGAGACCGACGCGTACCGCGAGTGGTACGGCGAGGCCATCGACCCGACGCTTTCCATCTCCAGTCAGGTCGGGAACTGGTACACGGGCTCGGTCCACATCGCGCGCGTCAGCGCGCTCAAGCACGCCGCCGAGCAGGGCCGTGACCTGTCCGGGGAGAAGCTCCTCGTGGCGTCGTACGGCTCCGGCGCGCAGGCCGAGATTCACGAGGAGACCGTCCAGCCCGGCTTCGAAGAGGAGGTCGCGGCGTTGAACGTCGACGAACAGGTCGAGCGCCGCTACGACCTCTCCTTCTCGGAGTACGAGCAGATTCACGACCGGCACAACCACGAGAAGTCCGTCGAACTGGAGCCGTTCACGCAGCCCGACGAGGAGTTCGTCTTCGACGGCTGGGGCCCGATGAACGAGCGCCAGTACACGTACGTCGAGTAG
- a CDS encoding NYN domain-containing protein, giving the protein MQRLSGLLDEDADGGVALFVDGPNVLREEFDVDLDDVRDTAEAAGRLAVTRLYVDEHATPELMQAAEARGYDVRVTSGDVDVKLAVDATELVVEGGVDVLAVASRDTDFKPVLETAARRGVRTLAIAPGEHGRSDALRNAADDAVVLDE; this is encoded by the coding sequence ATGCAGCGACTCAGCGGCCTGTTAGACGAAGACGCCGACGGCGGGGTGGCGCTGTTCGTCGACGGCCCGAACGTCCTCCGCGAGGAGTTCGACGTGGACTTAGACGACGTGCGGGACACCGCCGAAGCGGCCGGGCGACTGGCGGTGACGCGGCTGTACGTCGACGAGCACGCGACCCCGGAGTTGATGCAGGCCGCGGAGGCCCGCGGCTACGACGTCCGCGTGACCAGCGGCGACGTGGACGTGAAACTCGCGGTGGACGCGACCGAACTCGTCGTGGAGGGCGGCGTGGACGTGCTCGCGGTCGCCTCTCGCGACACGGACTTCAAGCCCGTGCTGGAGACGGCGGCGCGGCGCGGCGTGCGCACGCTCGCCATCGCGCCCGGCGAGCACGGGCGGTCGGACGCGCTCCGGAACGCCGCCGACGACGCAGTGGTTCTCGACGAGTAG
- a CDS encoding DUF2150 family protein, with amino-acid sequence MSAPEEEFYSEERWQNWLDRLRDEDIDPEDEDSARLLLNLQDDVAIAVAKILKAYDNDAIDDEEALDELTDIREVVLSEPDFEDEDKLMLVDGVQTSLVCVFYSAEQYLADGVADETDVTGYVQAAVEAEQEEDLDRALGLSACAGTRVVDGEDLDMDVLDDVEYGLVTEWVNGLDSLQSALSDPEVIEDDD; translated from the coding sequence ATGAGTGCCCCCGAGGAGGAGTTCTACTCCGAGGAACGCTGGCAGAACTGGCTCGACCGTCTACGCGACGAGGACATCGACCCCGAGGACGAGGATTCGGCGCGCCTGCTGTTGAACCTGCAGGACGACGTCGCCATCGCGGTCGCGAAAATCCTGAAGGCCTACGACAACGACGCAATCGACGACGAGGAAGCCCTCGACGAACTCACGGACATCCGCGAGGTCGTGCTCTCCGAGCCCGACTTCGAGGACGAGGACAAGCTCATGCTCGTCGACGGCGTCCAGACGAGTCTGGTCTGCGTGTTCTACAGCGCCGAGCAGTACCTCGCCGACGGCGTCGCCGACGAGACCGACGTCACCGGATACGTGCAGGCGGCCGTCGAAGCCGAACAGGAGGAGGACCTCGACCGCGCGCTCGGCCTGAGCGCCTGCGCCGGCACGCGCGTCGTCGACGGCGAGGACCTCGACATGGACGTACTCGACGACGTCGAGTACGGCCTCGTCACGGAGTGGGTCAACGGCCTCGACAGCCTCCAGAGCGCGCTCTCGGACCCGGAAGTCATCGAAGACGACGACTGA
- a CDS encoding TatD family hydrolase — protein MTDLGTPVLDNHLHLDADNRGIDAVEDFVHLGGTHLLVVNKPSWHHGIEVEDGEDFRAVFEETLRLVDEATEVLPGRAWPVLGVHPGLISRLVDDRGFAPEDAGELMRAGIDVAAEYASDGHAVALKSGRPHYDVSDAVWEASNEVIRHACTRAAETGVALQLHTESTEDLTDVAEWAEAAGLPPERVVKHYASGELDGVTKSVMCDKEYLETAVEVGEPFLMETDFVDDADRPGAVMGPKTVPRRVRWLQEQGHDDAVRIAHVETPEAVYGIDTRGTLDE, from the coding sequence ATGACCGACCTCGGGACGCCCGTACTCGACAATCACCTCCACCTCGACGCCGACAACCGTGGCATCGACGCCGTCGAGGACTTCGTCCACCTCGGCGGCACGCACTTGCTCGTGGTGAACAAGCCGTCATGGCACCACGGCATCGAAGTCGAGGACGGCGAGGACTTCCGCGCCGTCTTCGAGGAGACGCTCCGCCTCGTCGACGAGGCGACCGAGGTGCTGCCGGGGCGCGCGTGGCCCGTACTCGGCGTCCACCCCGGACTGATTTCGCGACTGGTGGACGACCGCGGGTTCGCGCCCGAGGACGCGGGTGAACTGATGCGCGCGGGCATCGACGTCGCGGCGGAGTACGCGAGCGACGGCCACGCGGTCGCGCTGAAGTCCGGTCGTCCACACTACGACGTCAGCGATGCGGTCTGGGAGGCCTCGAACGAGGTCATCCGACACGCGTGCACGCGCGCCGCCGAGACCGGGGTCGCGCTCCAACTCCACACCGAATCGACCGAGGACCTCACGGACGTCGCGGAGTGGGCCGAGGCCGCGGGGCTGCCGCCCGAGCGCGTCGTGAAACACTACGCGAGCGGCGAACTCGACGGCGTCACGAAGAGCGTGATGTGCGACAAAGAGTACCTGGAGACCGCCGTCGAGGTCGGCGAGCCGTTCCTGATGGAGACGGACTTCGTGGACGACGCCGACCGTCCGGGCGCGGTGATGGGGCCGAAGACGGTGCCGCGACGCGTGCGCTGGCTCCAAGAGCAGGGCCACGACGACGCCGTCCGTATCGCGCACGTCGAGACCCCCGAAGCCGTCTACGGCATCGACACCCGCGGGACGCTCGACGAGTAG